The genomic window CGGCCTGCGCAAGGCCGCCTCGATCCTCGAACAGGCTTGGAAAGCGGAACCTCATCCCGAAATCGGCCGCGTCTATGTCAGGGCCCGCAGCGGCGATTCCACGCTTGACCGGCTGAAGCGCGCCGAGCGACTGGAAGGAATGCGTCCGAACAACGTCGAATCCCTTCTCGTCGTCGCACAGGCAGCACTGGATGCGCAGGAATTCGCCAAGGCCCGCGCCAAGGCGGAGGCCGCGGCTCGCATCGAGCCGCGCGAGGCCGCCTTCCTGCTGCTTGCCGACATCGAGGAAGCCGAAACCGGCGACCAGGGCCGTGTGCGCCATTGGCTCGCCCAGGCGCTCAAGGCGCCGCGCGATCCGGCCTGGGTGGCGGATGGTTTCGTATCGGACAAATGGCTGCCGGTATCACCCGTGACCGGCCGCCTCGACGCCTTCGAATGGAAGGCGCCCTTCGGCCAGATCGAAGGTCCGGTCGAAGAGGGTTCACAGCCGGCCTCGATCGAAACCGCCCTGAAAACGCTGCCGCCGCTGCGCGATGTCAGGCCCGAAAGCCCGGTCAACGATCATCGCATCATCGAACTCGAACGCGCGGCGACCATTGCCGAGGCCGTGCGCCCGGCGCCAGCACCGGCGCCGGCAAAATCAAAACCTGAACCCGTGAGTGATCGGGCGCCCGCAGCAAACGAGGGAAGGCCTTTCTTCGGCGGACTCCCTGATGATCCCGGCGTTCGCGATCCCAGGGCGGAACCGGGACCCAAGACGCGGCTCCGCCTTTTCTGAAATGGAATGAAAACTGCATGTTCGAACGCTTTCAGGCATTCTTCCAGAAGCTTACCGCCGATCACTCCCGGAAAGCTTTCGCCCCGGATGATCCGCGCATCGCGGTGGCGGCGCTCTGCATGCAGGTCATGGAGGCCGACGGCCAGATCAAGGCCAGCGAAAAGAAGCGGCTGCGCAAACTCTTAAAGGAGCAATATGCGCTCGACGGCAAACAGCTCGATGCCCTGATAGCCGCAGGCCTCGAGGCAGAAAGCTCCGCGGTCGATTATTATCGGTTCACCTCCGACCTGAAACGCCATCTCAATACCGAGCAGCGGCTCGAGCTGATCGGCATCCTCTGGGACATCGTCTATGCCGATGGTGAGCGCAGCGAAATGGAAGACCACGTGATCTGGCGCATCGCCGACCTGCTCGGCGTTTCCTCACGCGAGCGCATCCAGAAACGGCAGGAGGCAGCCGCCAGGGTCACCGATGTCCAGGTTGTGCAAGATGACAGCGACTGAGCACGAACTAAACCGCGACAGGCGCCCGATCCTCATCGTCCTGCACCAGGAGCGGTCGAGCCCCGGCCGTGTCGGCCAGTTGCTCGTCGAAAAGGGCTACCACCTGGATATCCGTCGACCGGTTCTTGGCGAACCGCTTCCGACGACGCTCGAAG from Rhizobium sp. Pop5 includes these protein-coding regions:
- a CDS encoding TerB family tellurite resistance protein; translated protein: MFERFQAFFQKLTADHSRKAFAPDDPRIAVAALCMQVMEADGQIKASEKKRLRKLLKEQYALDGKQLDALIAAGLEAESSAVDYYRFTSDLKRHLNTEQRLELIGILWDIVYADGERSEMEDHVIWRIADLLGVSSRERIQKRQEAAARVTDVQVVQDDSD